A genome region from Synergistaceae bacterium includes the following:
- a CDS encoding ribonuclease HI family protein — translation MKIGYSEELLFLEDETDCIGSDGRIRGFFDGASRGNPGDAGAGALLVDALGEVIWSCARPLGRRTNNEAEYDALIILLEEIRERGLRSVAISGDSSLVVKQVTGAWKIKEPRLRPLAERALELLTETESSLSWVPREENREADRLSNQAIDGEKRSRATDASPFPAERLEHVAGGIYIAHGSEDYAVDLVHGACTCPSFQHRRCCKHLDAARRLAEG, via the coding sequence ATGAAGATAGGCTATTCGGAAGAACTGCTTTTTCTTGAAGACGAGACCGATTGTATCGGCTCGGACGGACGCATCCGCGGATTCTTCGACGGGGCGTCGCGAGGAAACCCGGGCGACGCCGGTGCGGGGGCTCTGCTGGTCGATGCGTTGGGCGAGGTGATCTGGAGCTGCGCCAGGCCGCTGGGGAGGAGGACGAACAACGAGGCGGAGTACGATGCCCTGATCATCCTGCTGGAGGAGATCCGCGAGCGGGGGCTGAGGTCGGTCGCTATAAGCGGGGACAGCAGCCTGGTTGTCAAGCAGGTCACAGGCGCGTGGAAGATAAAAGAACCTCGCCTCAGGCCGCTTGCCGAGCGGGCGCTGGAACTGCTGACGGAGACAGAAAGCTCCCTGTCGTGGGTCCCGAGGGAGGAGAACAGGGAGGCTGACAGACTCTCCAACCAGGCCATCGATGGAGAGAAGCGAAGTCGAGCGACCGACGCTTCTCCTTTTCCGGCAGAGAGGTTGGAGCATGTAGCCGGAGGAATTTACATAGCCCACGGAAGCGAGGACTACGCTGTGGATCTCGTCCACGGGGCCTGTACCTGTCCGTCGTTTCAGCACAGGAGATGCTGCAAGCATCTGGACGCCGCCAGGAGGCTTGCCGAGGGTTAA